The Couchioplanes caeruleus nucleotide sequence CGCAGCGCGGCGAGGGCGTCGCGCTCCGGCGGGGTGACGTGCGTCGAGCCCGCGAAGACCCGGCGGTCCCAGACGTCGTCGTCCGTGGGCGCCACGTTGAAGTCGCCGGTGAGCACCGCGGGGCCCTTCTGCTCCGCCAGCGCCGAGCGCAGCGCGGCCAGCCAGGACAGCTTGTACGTGTAGTGCGGGTCCTCGGGCGTCCTGCCGTTGGGCACGTAGATCGAGGTGAACCGGATGCCGCCGCAGGTGGCGCCGACGGCGCGCGCCTCGGGATCGGGGTACCCCGGTTCGCCGTCGAAGCCGCGCCGGACGTCGTCGAGGCCGATGCGGGACAGCAGCGCGACGCCGTTCCAGCGGCCCTGGCCGTACGCGGCGGTCTCGTAGCCCAGTGCGGCGACCTCGGCGACCGGGAAGGCGTCGGCGCTGACCTTGGTCTCCTGCAGGCAGAGCACGTCCGGCCGGGTCTGCTCCAGCCATTCGAGGAGGCGGGGCAGGCGGGCCTTGACCGAGTTCACGTTCCAGGTCGCGAAGCGCATCCGCCTAGCCTGCCGTATCCGGCGGCGCGGTGCCGCTCAGCAGTCCGGGCGAGTCGGAGGGGCCGGCCGGGCGCCGGCGCTGCGTGCGCGCGGGGCCCCGCCGGGTGCCGGCGCTGTGTGAGCGGCCGGGATGCGGGTCAGCGCTCCGGGGCGAAGCGGGCGGGCCGGTCCGGCGAGCGGCGCTGGGCCCGCATCGGGGCGGCGTCCGCGCGGGTGGCCGCGAGCAGGGCGGCGGCGAGGCCCGAGGCCAGGACGAGCAGGACGGCCACGAGCCAGATCACCGAGCCGTCGGATCCGATCAAAGTCGCCATGTGTCGCCTCCCTTGTCCCCATGATCGGCAGTGCGGGCTCCGATGCGAGGACCCCGGCGAGCGAATAATGCCGGAGACCCGGGGCGGTACGCCAGTGGGGGACGAGACCTTTGTCACGTCCTGGGAAAGGTGATGCGCGCTCAGGGATGCCGGACGGTCACCGGCGCGGGGCCGGGCACGTGCCGGTCCGCGGCCCAGTGCAGGGCGAAGTCGCCGGCCGGTACGCCGGGTCCCCACAGCCAGCCCTGCGCCTGCGTCACGCCCACGGCGGCGAGCGCGTCGCGCTGGGTACGGGTCTCCACGCCTTCCGCGACGATGCTCAGCCCCAGCGCCCGCGCCATCGCCACCACGGCCCGGACGATCTCCTCGTCCTCGGCGCTCTCACCCAGCCCGCTGACGAACGACCGGTCGATCTTCACCCCGGTCACCGGGAACTGCCGCAGGTAGCCCAGCGCGGAGAAGCCGGTGCCGAAGTCGTCGACGAGCAGCCGTACGCCCAGCTCACGCAGCTCGAACAGCACCCGGGCCGCCACGCCTCCGCCGTCGGCCATCACCGACTCGGTCATCTCCAGCGCCACCGCCGGGGCCGGTACGCCGTGCCGGGCCAGCTCCCCGGCGACGATCTGGGCCAGCCGCGGATCGGCGAGCTGCCGCGGGGAGACGTTGATCGACAGGTAGAAGTCCGCGTCGACCGTGCCGTCGGCGCGCCAGATCGCCAGCTGGCGCAGCGCCTCGTTGCGGACGAACGTGCCGAGCGCGTCGATCAGGCCGGAGTCCTCGGCGACCGGGATGAACGTCATCGGCGGGATCGGCCCGCGCTGCGGGTGGTGCCAGCGCACGAGGGCCTCGGCGGCGCACGGCCGGCCGGTGTCGAGCCGCACGATCGGCTGGTAGACGACGGTGAGCTGCTCCTCGGCCAGAGCCGTACGCAGGGCGCCCTCCAGCTCGATGCGCTCGCGGACCCGGTCGTGCATGGAGGCGTCGAAGATCGTCGCGCGGCCCGGCCCCTCGGCCTTGGACCGGTACATGGCCGTGTCGGCGTCGCGCAGCAGCGCCTCGGCGGCCTTCGCGGGCTCCCCGCCGCCCGGCGCGTGCGCGAGCCCGATCGAGGCGCTGATGACCACCTCGGTGTCGCGGACGGGCACCGCCGTGGCGAAACAGGCCTGGACGGCGTCGACGAGCCGCAGCGCCGCGGGCTCGTCGCAGGCGGTGGCCGCCACGAACTCGTCGCCGCCGACCCGGGCCAGCATGACGCCGGGCGGCACCGCGGCGCGCAGCCGCCGCGCCACCCCGATGACGAGCTGGTCGCCGGCGTCGTGCCCCCACGAGTCGTTGACCCACTTGAAGCCGTCGAGGTCGAGGAAGCACACCCAGACCCGCTCCGGTCCGTCGGCGGGCGTCGTGGCGGCGAGCCGCTCCACCTCCGAGGTGATCCGGCGGCGGTTGGGCAGCCCGGTCAGCGGGTCGTGCATGGCCTGGTACTCGGAGTGCAGCTGGGCGGCCACGTGCGCCTGGACGGCGGAGACCGCGCGCAGGACCAGCAGCGTCACGATCGCCAGGCCGCACGCGCCGATCAGCAGCCGGAACGCCGGTGAGCTGCCGCCGACGGTCACGAGCAGCACGAACGGCGTGGCCACGGCGGGCGCCAGCAGGAGCATGCGCCGCCAGGACCAGGCCTGCACGGGATGCCGGTCGGCGCGCCCCAGCTGCACGACCGACGGGTGCAGGGCGGTCACCCCGAGCATCG carries:
- a CDS encoding putative bifunctional diguanylate cyclase/phosphodiesterase encodes the protein MWWRVFAVGGVAATVLYLLDLSPVTNGVGFAVIALTTVFACFTAPRRLGARPRAAWIAMGIAAVCFLVGVLLRPYVTAEPLLADAATVPGYALLSVFFALLLRSRGSTERHALLDGLIVCLAGGLASALLLAAPTAAIADRPAIQSVLAALYPLFDVVLLAACINFTFTARVWPPSLKFLIAGIAMIVTGDMAYAIIGVSGQTYASPLLDVPFLLAYAMLGVTALHPSVVQLGRADRHPVQAWSWRRMLLLAPAVATPFVLLVTVGGSSPAFRLLIGACGLAIVTLLVLRAVSAVQAHVAAQLHSEYQAMHDPLTGLPNRRRITSEVERLAATTPADGPERVWVCFLDLDGFKWVNDSWGHDAGDQLVIGVARRLRAAVPPGVMLARVGGDEFVAATACDEPAALRLVDAVQACFATAVPVRDTEVVISASIGLAHAPGGGEPAKAAEALLRDADTAMYRSKAEGPGRATIFDASMHDRVRERIELEGALRTALAEEQLTVVYQPIVRLDTGRPCAAEALVRWHHPQRGPIPPMTFIPVAEDSGLIDALGTFVRNEALRQLAIWRADGTVDADFYLSINVSPRQLADPRLAQIVAGELARHGVPAPAVALEMTESVMADGGGVAARVLFELRELGVRLLVDDFGTGFSALGYLRQFPVTGVKIDRSFVSGLGESAEDEEIVRAVVAMARALGLSIVAEGVETRTQRDALAAVGVTQAQGWLWGPGVPAGDFALHWAADRHVPGPAPVTVRHP
- a CDS encoding exodeoxyribonuclease III; this translates as MRFATWNVNSVKARLPRLLEWLEQTRPDVLCLQETKVSADAFPVAEVAALGYETAAYGQGRWNGVALLSRIGLDDVRRGFDGEPGYPDPEARAVGATCGGIRFTSIYVPNGRTPEDPHYTYKLSWLAALRSALAEQKGPAVLTGDFNVAPTDDDVWDRRVFAGSTHVTPPERDALAALRELGFTDVVPRPLKGDRPFTYWDYRAGMFHQNKGMRIDLVYATADVAAAVRDAVVDREARKGKGPSDHAPIVVDTDPGSTF